From Pseudomonas sp. G.S.17, the proteins below share one genomic window:
- a CDS encoding amino acid ABC transporter ATP-binding protein translates to MKTSQQLAGDREPMLTLNKVGKSFGPLRVLKGIDLQVRHSEVVCLIGPSGSGKSTLLRSMAFLEEYDEGEIIIEGKLLGWMPGNGAPGKPRKRAPQAQINQVRRNVGMVFQQFNLWPHMTAIGNVCEALRRVRKLSADEARQRGMAMLDKVGLAHKAASYPAQLSGGQQQRVAIARALAMEPHIMLFDEPTSALDPELVGEVLQVMKTLAKEGMTMVVVTHEMGFAAQVADSVVFLDQGEVVARGTPQEIFHNAEQPRLQQFLQNYLDRNAFWQDNKEASSV, encoded by the coding sequence ATGAAAACCTCCCAGCAACTGGCCGGCGACCGCGAACCCATGCTGACCTTGAACAAGGTCGGCAAAAGCTTCGGCCCCCTGCGCGTGCTCAAGGGGATCGACCTGCAGGTCCGCCATTCGGAAGTGGTGTGCCTGATCGGTCCATCCGGGTCCGGCAAGAGCACCTTGCTGCGCAGCATGGCGTTTCTTGAAGAGTACGACGAAGGCGAAATCATCATCGAAGGCAAACTGCTGGGCTGGATGCCAGGCAATGGCGCGCCCGGAAAGCCTCGCAAACGCGCGCCGCAAGCGCAGATCAATCAGGTGCGGCGCAACGTCGGCATGGTCTTCCAGCAGTTCAACCTGTGGCCGCACATGACGGCCATCGGCAATGTCTGCGAGGCCCTGCGTCGGGTGCGCAAGCTGTCCGCTGACGAAGCCAGACAACGTGGCATGGCGATGCTCGATAAAGTCGGGCTGGCGCACAAGGCGGCGTCCTATCCGGCGCAGCTGTCCGGTGGCCAGCAACAGCGCGTGGCAATCGCCCGGGCTCTGGCCATGGAACCGCACATCATGCTGTTTGATGAGCCGACCTCGGCGCTGGACCCGGAACTGGTGGGCGAAGTGCTGCAAGTCATGAAAACCCTCGCCAAGGAAGGTATGACCATGGTCGTGGTCACCCATGAAATGGGCTTCGCCGCTCAGGTTGCCGACTCGGTGGTGTTTCTCGATCAGGGCGAAGTGGTGGCACGGGGCACGCCGCAGGAAATATTCCACAATGCCGAACAGCCACGCTTGCAGCAATTCCTGCAGAACTATCTGGATCGCAATGCATTCTGGCAGGACAACAAGGAGGCCAGCAGCGTATGA
- a CDS encoding FAD-binding oxidoreductase — MTNLQQTLDQLREALGEAQVLTGDAINARHYSDWTGHAPACPAALLLPRNTEEVSTALRICNAAQQSVVPQGGMTGLAGGAIPRTCDVALSLERLRGIEEIDAASATISVLAGTTLQEIQQAVHDAGFLFPLDLGARGSCQIGGNIATNAGGNAVIRYGMTRELVLGLEVVLADGRVLNLMNKMIKNNCGYDLKQCFIGSEGTLGIITRAVLKLAPQPGETITLLCALPDYTSAVNLLRRLQRDAGTPQAYELMWQDFFRMGVSWLENPVSPMPDHHPLYVLLESVASREVLEQTLEAALEAGEVVDAIMASSHTQARALWKIREATGEFPVRLAPLNFDISLPIGQIGDFAQMCRQRLEQQWPGNHSVYFGHIGDSNLHLTVDCNSLPQPAPILEIEDLVYTAVGEMGGAVSAEHGIGLLKREFLHHSVSPEALATMRQLKDCLDPHGILNPGKILG, encoded by the coding sequence ATGACGAATCTGCAACAGACCCTGGATCAACTGCGTGAAGCCTTGGGTGAAGCGCAAGTGCTGACCGGCGACGCCATCAACGCGCGGCATTACAGCGACTGGACCGGCCACGCGCCCGCCTGCCCGGCGGCATTGCTGTTGCCGCGCAACACTGAAGAAGTGTCTACCGCGCTGCGCATCTGCAACGCCGCACAACAATCGGTGGTGCCGCAAGGCGGCATGACCGGCTTGGCCGGGGGCGCCATTCCGCGCACCTGTGACGTCGCCTTGTCCCTGGAACGCCTGCGCGGTATCGAAGAAATCGACGCCGCTTCAGCGACAATCAGTGTGTTGGCGGGCACCACCTTGCAGGAAATCCAGCAGGCCGTGCACGACGCAGGCTTTCTGTTCCCGCTCGATCTTGGTGCGCGGGGCTCGTGCCAGATCGGCGGCAACATCGCCACCAACGCCGGAGGCAACGCCGTCATCCGCTACGGCATGACCCGCGAACTGGTGCTGGGCCTGGAAGTGGTGCTGGCCGACGGACGAGTCCTCAACCTGATGAACAAGATGATCAAGAACAACTGCGGTTATGACCTGAAACAGTGCTTTATCGGCAGTGAAGGCACGCTCGGGATCATCACCCGCGCGGTGTTGAAACTCGCGCCGCAACCGGGCGAAACCATCACGTTGCTGTGCGCCCTGCCCGATTACACAAGCGCGGTGAACCTGTTGCGACGCCTGCAACGCGACGCCGGTACGCCGCAAGCCTATGAACTGATGTGGCAGGACTTCTTCCGCATGGGCGTTTCCTGGCTGGAAAACCCGGTATCGCCGATGCCCGACCACCATCCGCTGTACGTGCTGCTGGAATCGGTGGCTTCGCGCGAAGTACTGGAACAGACCCTCGAAGCGGCGCTGGAAGCGGGCGAAGTGGTGGATGCGATCATGGCCAGTTCCCATACCCAGGCCCGCGCCTTGTGGAAGATTCGCGAAGCCACCGGCGAGTTTCCCGTGCGTCTGGCACCACTGAATTTCGATATCAGCCTGCCGATCGGCCAGATTGGCGACTTCGCACAGATGTGTCGCCAGCGCCTGGAGCAACAATGGCCGGGTAACCACAGCGTGTATTTCGGCCACATCGGTGACAGCAACCTGCACCTGACCGTGGATTGCAACTCCCTGCCGCAGCCTGCGCCGATTCTGGAAATCGAAGACTTGGTCTATACCGCCGTGGGTGAAATGGGCGGCGCGGTCTCGGCCGAGCATGGCATCGGCCTGCTCAAGCGTGAGTTCCTGCACCATTCGGTCAGTCCTGAAGCCTTGGCAACCATGCGCCAGCTCAAGGATTGCCTCGACCCGCACGGCATTCTCAATCCGGGGAAAATCCTCGGCTGA
- a CDS encoding alpha-hydroxy acid oxidase, with product MRRYHTGSDFRRAKSIAELAAMARRRLPHFAWEYLEGGAEEELTLKRNRQAFADIALLPKTLVPCGDINTRRSIFGRELPLPIAIGPTGYNGMLHRDADIHLARAATERGLPFTLSTVSTSSMEQVVAAVPDANFWLQLYCLKDPLIQQDMLQRASAVGCQTLLLTSDAVLLGNREWDRRNFARPRQLSLRNKFDVLRHPRWLHQALWPQGMPSLANIERYLPPEQRNASGGAHFMGAQMDMSLDWEYLARLRDRWPQRLLLKGVMHPGDAEKAVALGLDGIVVTNHGGRQLDGVPASIDCLPAIAAVAKGKLTLLLDSGIRRGTDILKACALGADAVLLGRATLYGVAVGGQAGAGHALDLLAEELRLALFLLGQPDLAALRAGFSPSCTVS from the coding sequence ATGCGCCGCTATCACACAGGCTCCGATTTCCGTCGCGCCAAGAGTATTGCCGAACTGGCCGCCATGGCCCGACGCCGTTTGCCGCACTTCGCCTGGGAATACCTGGAGGGCGGAGCGGAAGAAGAACTCACCCTCAAGCGCAACCGCCAGGCATTCGCCGACATAGCCTTGTTGCCCAAGACCCTGGTGCCGTGCGGCGACATCAATACCCGGCGCTCGATCTTCGGCCGTGAACTGCCGCTGCCCATCGCCATCGGTCCAACCGGCTACAACGGCATGCTGCATCGCGATGCCGACATTCATCTGGCCCGCGCTGCTACTGAGCGCGGCCTGCCGTTCACCTTGAGCACGGTCTCCACCAGTTCCATGGAACAAGTGGTTGCCGCCGTGCCTGACGCCAATTTCTGGCTGCAGTTGTATTGCCTGAAAGATCCGCTTATCCAGCAAGACATGCTCCAGCGGGCCAGCGCGGTCGGTTGCCAGACACTGCTGCTGACCAGCGATGCAGTATTGCTGGGCAATCGCGAGTGGGACCGGCGTAATTTCGCCCGCCCCCGGCAGCTGAGCCTGCGCAACAAGTTCGACGTACTGCGTCACCCGCGCTGGTTGCATCAGGCGCTTTGGCCGCAAGGCATGCCGAGTCTGGCGAATATCGAACGTTATCTGCCGCCGGAGCAGCGCAACGCCAGCGGCGGCGCGCATTTCATGGGCGCGCAAATGGACATGAGCCTGGATTGGGAATACCTGGCGCGCCTGCGTGATCGCTGGCCGCAACGCCTGCTGCTCAAAGGCGTAATGCACCCCGGCGATGCGGAAAAGGCCGTGGCGCTGGGTCTGGATGGCATCGTTGTAACTAATCATGGCGGACGGCAACTGGATGGCGTGCCGGCCAGCATTGACTGCCTGCCCGCTATCGCTGCAGTGGCCAAAGGCAAGTTGACGCTGCTGCTGGACAGTGGCATCCGGCGCGGCACCGACATTCTCAAAGCCTGCGCCCTGGGTGCCGACGCGGTGCTGCTAGGCCGGGCCACTTTGTATGGCGTCGCGGTGGGCGGCCAGGCGGGCGCCGGTCATGCGCTTGACCTGCTCGCCGAGGAGCTGCGCCTGGCGCTGTTTCTGCTGGGCCAACCCGATCTGGCCGCACTGCGCGCCGGGTTTTCCCCTTCCTGCACGGTGAGTTGA
- a CDS encoding transporter substrate-binding domain-containing protein: MQLDSLFSKTCKSLSLAVALAAMPLMAHADQLADVKKAGELVVGTELQFAPFDFTENGKQQGLNSELFEQLGKELGVKVKFIDLPWPSVLPGLEAKKFDMVAGPIIETKARQERYHFVLPVAEATVALMVGANDKSINKPEDISGKTVGAGKGSAQLEELKKFAETLPEKVTIREYVDNNQAYADLAAKRIVAVANSLPNISYVAAKQKDKYKVIEPPFGKKSYFAYLGRKDADADSLIAALDAAMLKMHADGRLAALQKKWLDAEMDVPKADFTPTW; the protein is encoded by the coding sequence ATGCAACTGGATTCCCTGTTCAGTAAAACGTGCAAAAGCTTGAGCCTCGCCGTGGCCCTGGCCGCAATGCCGCTGATGGCTCACGCCGATCAGTTGGCCGATGTTAAGAAAGCCGGCGAGTTGGTCGTGGGTACCGAGTTGCAGTTCGCGCCGTTCGATTTCACCGAAAACGGCAAGCAGCAAGGCTTGAACTCCGAATTGTTCGAGCAGCTGGGCAAGGAATTGGGTGTGAAGGTCAAGTTCATCGATCTGCCGTGGCCGAGCGTGTTGCCGGGGCTTGAGGCGAAGAAATTCGACATGGTTGCCGGTCCGATCATCGAGACCAAGGCACGTCAGGAGCGTTACCACTTTGTTTTGCCGGTCGCCGAAGCCACCGTTGCGCTGATGGTCGGAGCCAATGACAAGAGCATCAACAAACCCGAAGACATTTCCGGCAAGACCGTCGGCGCTGGCAAAGGCTCGGCGCAACTGGAAGAGCTGAAGAAGTTTGCCGAGACCCTACCGGAAAAAGTCACCATCCGCGAATACGTGGACAACAACCAGGCTTACGCTGACCTCGCGGCCAAACGTATTGTTGCAGTGGCCAACTCGCTGCCGAACATCTCTTACGTCGCAGCTAAACAAAAGGACAAGTACAAGGTGATTGAGCCGCCGTTCGGCAAAAAATCCTACTTTGCCTATCTGGGCCGCAAGGACGCCGATGCCGACAGCCTGATCGCCGCCCTCGACGCCGCCATGCTGAAAATGCACGCCGACGGCCGCCTCGCCGCCCTGCAAAAGAAATGGCTGGACGCCGAAATGGACGTGCCGAAAGCTGATTTCACGCCGACCTGGTAA
- the hutH gene encoding histidine ammonia-lyase, which yields MPASLLLKPGQFDLDQLRAIYQQQAPFELDPDAREVVDASTRTVNEIIANNRTVYGINTGFGLLARTSIPTESLAKLQRNLLLSHCTGTGPLLDDASVALIMALKVGSLARGFSGIRWEVIQAISALYAAKVYPCIPSQGSVGASGDLAPLAHMSAVLIGVGRVRHQGREMDAVEGLALAGLEPMVLGPKEGLALINGTQVSTALALRGLFATEKLFTAAVVAGSLSVEALKGSDVPFDARIQAVRGQPGQIDVAALYRELLAKSEIRDSHIDCGRVQDPYSLRCQPQVMGACLDHMRFAASVFLREANAVSDNPLVFSADGDVLSGGNFHAEPVAMASDVLALAISEIGALSERRIAQLVDPALSGLPAFLVKEGGLNSGFMIAQVTAAALASENKTLAHPASVDSLPTSANQEDHVSMATFAARRLLDMAGNSSAVVGIELLGAAQGVDLHAPLHTSEKLSEVLAMIRSEVAHYDEDRYFAPDIAAARAWVENGAFTRWLPFQRLYG from the coding sequence ATGCCAGCTTCTCTTCTTCTCAAGCCCGGACAATTCGACCTCGATCAGTTGCGTGCGATCTATCAGCAGCAGGCGCCGTTCGAACTTGACCCTGATGCACGGGAAGTGGTCGATGCCAGCACCCGTACGGTGAACGAGATTATCGCCAACAACCGCACGGTGTATGGCATCAACACCGGTTTCGGCCTGCTGGCCCGCACATCAATCCCCACCGAATCCCTGGCCAAACTGCAACGCAATCTGCTGTTGTCGCACTGCACCGGCACCGGCCCGCTGCTGGATGACGCCAGCGTCGCGTTGATCATGGCGCTCAAGGTCGGCTCGCTGGCTCGTGGGTTTTCCGGGATTCGCTGGGAAGTGATCCAGGCCATCAGCGCGCTGTACGCCGCCAAAGTCTATCCGTGCATTCCGTCCCAGGGTTCGGTGGGCGCGTCCGGCGATCTGGCACCGCTTGCGCACATGTCTGCGGTGCTGATCGGCGTGGGTCGCGTGCGTCATCAAGGCCGTGAAATGGATGCTGTGGAAGGTCTGGCGCTGGCCGGACTGGAACCGATGGTCCTCGGTCCGAAAGAAGGCCTGGCGTTGATCAACGGCACCCAGGTGTCGACGGCGCTGGCACTGCGCGGCCTGTTCGCCACCGAGAAACTGTTCACCGCCGCCGTGGTTGCCGGCAGCCTCAGCGTCGAGGCACTCAAAGGCTCGGACGTTCCTTTCGACGCGCGTATCCAGGCCGTTCGTGGGCAACCGGGGCAAATCGACGTCGCTGCGCTGTACCGCGAATTACTGGCGAAAAGCGAAATCCGCGACTCGCACATCGATTGCGGCCGCGTGCAAGACCCGTATTCCCTGCGTTGTCAGCCACAAGTCATGGGCGCGTGCCTGGATCACATGCGCTTCGCTGCCAGCGTGTTCCTGCGCGAAGCCAACGCCGTGTCGGACAACCCGCTGGTATTCAGCGCCGATGGCGATGTGTTGTCTGGCGGTAACTTCCATGCTGAACCGGTGGCCATGGCATCCGACGTGCTGGCTCTGGCAATTTCCGAAATCGGTGCCCTGTCCGAGCGCCGCATCGCCCAGTTGGTGGACCCTGCCCTGTCCGGCCTGCCGGCGTTTCTAGTCAAGGAAGGCGGCTTGAACTCCGGTTTCATGATCGCTCAGGTAACCGCTGCGGCACTGGCCTCGGAGAACAAGACCCTGGCGCACCCGGCCTCGGTGGACAGCCTGCCGACCTCCGCCAACCAGGAAGACCATGTGTCCATGGCGACCTTTGCGGCACGCCGTTTGCTGGATATGGCCGGGAACAGCAGCGCGGTGGTGGGCATCGAGTTGCTCGGCGCGGCGCAAGGTGTCGATCTGCATGCGCCGCTGCACACCTCGGAAAAGCTCAGCGAAGTGCTGGCCATGATCCGCAGTGAAGTTGCTCATTACGATGAAGATCGCTACTTCGCCCCGGACATCGCCGCTGCGCGTGCCTGGGTCGAGAATGGTGCATTCACGCGCTGGTTGCCGTTCCAACGCCTGTACGGTTGA
- the hutC gene encoding histidine utilization repressor, translating to MSTPPTPQALYRRAKDYVQGKLSCGEWKPGDLIPSENRLVQELGMSRMTVNRALRELTEEGHLLRISGVGTFVAESKPQSNLLRITNIADEIIARGHRYSCEVLHLGREAASMSIAAALSLTTGSSVFHLLCVHCEEGVPVQLEDRYVNPELVPDFLKQQFGEQLQPARYLLQTIRPDEMEHIVEASHPSADESRYMQIDNLEPCLVLMRRTWSNGKIVTFVRLTHPSSRYRLGSRLPVNGAHRDS from the coding sequence ATGAGCACTCCTCCGACCCCGCAAGCCTTGTACCGGCGCGCCAAGGATTACGTGCAGGGCAAGCTCAGCTGTGGCGAATGGAAACCAGGCGACCTGATCCCTTCGGAAAATCGCCTGGTGCAGGAGCTGGGCATGTCGCGCATGACGGTCAACCGTGCGCTGCGTGAACTCACCGAAGAAGGCCATTTGCTGCGAATCTCCGGGGTCGGCACCTTCGTCGCCGAAAGCAAGCCGCAGTCGAACCTGCTGCGCATCACCAACATCGCCGACGAGATCATTGCCCGTGGCCATCGCTACAGTTGTGAGGTGCTGCATCTGGGCCGGGAAGCGGCGTCGATGTCGATTGCCGCCGCGCTGTCGCTGACCACCGGCAGCTCGGTGTTCCATCTGCTTTGCGTGCATTGCGAAGAAGGCGTGCCGGTGCAACTGGAGGATCGCTACGTCAACCCGGAACTGGTCCCGGATTTTCTCAAGCAGCAGTTCGGCGAACAGTTGCAGCCGGCCCGCTATCTGTTGCAGACCATTCGCCCGGATGAGATGGAGCACATCGTCGAAGCCAGTCACCCAAGCGCCGATGAGAGCCGCTACATGCAGATCGACAACCTGGAACCGTGTCTGGTCCTGATGCGGCGCACCTGGAGCAACGGCAAGATCGTCACCTTCGTGCGCCTGACCCATCCTTCATCGCGCTATCGCCTGGGCAGCCGTTTGCCGGTCAACGGTGCACATCGCGACAGCTGA
- a CDS encoding amino acid ABC transporter permease — protein MFDWPLLAQNLPLMLEALLVTLEVTVAALCIGFVIGILVGSLRLSPVPLLRRLGGGYIFVFRGIPLLVQLLFIYYFLPRIGLPNVSPTVAAVIGLSLAAGAYIAEIMRGGFLAIPEGQLEAAGLLGLSAGQMLIRIRVPQAVRLTLPALINEMILLIKASSLVSVVGLADLTRTAQNMAASDYLFVQDYLMLAGFYCLINIPLAFFGGLLERRLKEQY, from the coding sequence ATGTTCGACTGGCCCTTGCTCGCGCAAAACCTGCCGTTGATGCTCGAAGCGCTGCTGGTGACCCTTGAAGTTACCGTCGCGGCGCTGTGCATCGGTTTTGTGATCGGCATTCTGGTGGGCAGCCTGCGCTTGTCCCCCGTGCCGCTGCTCAGGCGTCTGGGTGGCGGCTATATTTTCGTGTTCCGTGGCATTCCGCTGCTGGTGCAACTGTTGTTCATTTATTACTTCCTGCCGCGCATCGGCCTGCCCAATGTATCGCCGACCGTGGCGGCGGTGATCGGCTTGTCGCTGGCGGCAGGCGCGTACATTGCGGAAATCATGCGCGGCGGTTTTCTCGCCATCCCCGAAGGCCAGCTGGAAGCCGCCGGCTTGCTGGGGTTGAGCGCCGGGCAAATGCTGATCCGGATTCGCGTCCCGCAAGCCGTGCGCCTGACGCTGCCAGCCCTGATTAACGAGATGATCTTGCTGATCAAGGCGTCGTCGCTGGTCTCGGTGGTCGGCCTCGCGGACTTGACCCGCACGGCGCAGAACATGGCGGCCAGCGATTACCTGTTCGTCCAGGACTACCTGATGCTGGCGGGCTTCTATTGCCTGATCAACATTCCGCTGGCGTTCTTCGGCGGCCTGCTTGAACGGCGTTTGAAGGAGCAGTACTGA
- a CDS encoding amino acid ABC transporter permease — translation MIFDPRIITDHLDEIGSGFMITLGTWTGGVVLGLGLGMLIAVAQLFGNGLVRAPLRVFIELIRSTPFLVQLFLIYYAGPAFGLSLEPIPAGVLGLGIYGSVYFAEIFRTGFQSVPRGQLEAADTLGITRWQCILRIQVPQMLVIILPALVNMVTILCKETAVLSIITIPELTMVLTGIGSETFAFVETLLMLCIGYLLLVEACSRLGMFLEHKVGRFMNRQAQ, via the coding sequence ATGATCTTCGATCCGCGAATCATCACCGACCATCTGGACGAGATCGGCTCGGGATTCATGATTACCCTGGGCACCTGGACCGGCGGCGTCGTGCTCGGCCTCGGTCTGGGCATGCTGATCGCCGTCGCCCAGCTGTTCGGCAATGGCCTGGTACGCGCGCCATTACGGGTCTTCATCGAGCTGATCCGCAGCACGCCGTTTCTGGTCCAGTTGTTCCTGATCTATTACGCCGGCCCGGCTTTCGGCTTGAGTCTCGAGCCGATTCCGGCTGGCGTCCTTGGGCTGGGCATCTATGGCAGCGTGTACTTTGCGGAAATTTTCCGCACCGGCTTTCAGTCCGTACCACGCGGCCAGCTTGAGGCCGCCGATACCCTGGGCATCACCCGTTGGCAATGCATCCTGCGCATTCAGGTGCCGCAGATGCTGGTGATCATCCTTCCAGCGCTGGTCAATATGGTCACGATTCTGTGCAAGGAAACCGCCGTGTTGTCGATCATCACCATTCCGGAACTGACCATGGTGCTGACCGGCATCGGCTCGGAAACCTTCGCCTTTGTCGAAACCTTGCTGATGCTGTGCATCGGCTATCTGTTGTTGGTCGAAGCCTGTTCCCGGCTCGGTATGTTCCTTGAGCACAAGGTCGGCCGCTTCATGAACAGGCAAGCCCAATGA